The following proteins are co-located in the Mesorhizobium australicum WSM2073 genome:
- a CDS encoding inorganic phosphate transporter, which translates to MVDIVSSEAGIPRPDHPLDSSGGAKWFLPVFGVLVLVGVVYVGYALSQDLAVAKTVPWILLGIALLIALGFEFVNGFHDTANAVATVIYTRSLPAEFAVMWSGAFNFLGVLTSSGAVAFGILSLLPVELILQVGSSSGFAMVFALLVAAILWNLGTWFLGLPASSSHTMVGSIIGVGLANQFMAPAGSATSGVDWSQATNVGVTLLVSPIIGFFAAAILLYAMKLLVRNPALYEAPKGNAPPPWWIRALLIFTCTGVSFAHGSNDGQKGMGLIMLILIGVVPTAYALNRTPDINYLEAYKSASVSVETALGKYVKPGVTVADAKDAKAAVQDAVRTRSWSDKTTVALQSYIHNTTAELQPYASVDTVPTDLVSNARNDIYLIGEALKLIDKKQLLPMEAADLKAVTDYHKAVDNATKFIPIWVKVAVALALGLGTMVGWKRIVVTVGEKIGKSHLTYGQGAAAELVAMVTIGMADRLGLPVSTTHVLSSGVAGTMAANGSGLQWSTVRNLLLAWVLTLPCSITLAFVLFIIFRQVF; encoded by the coding sequence ATGGTGGACATAGTTTCTAGTGAGGCGGGCATTCCAAGGCCGGATCATCCGCTGGATAGTTCGGGTGGCGCGAAGTGGTTCCTGCCGGTCTTCGGTGTGCTGGTGCTGGTCGGCGTGGTCTATGTCGGCTACGCGCTTAGCCAGGACCTGGCGGTGGCCAAGACGGTGCCGTGGATCCTGCTCGGCATCGCCTTGCTGATCGCGCTCGGCTTCGAATTCGTCAACGGGTTCCATGACACCGCCAATGCGGTGGCGACCGTCATCTACACACGCTCGCTGCCGGCGGAGTTCGCCGTCATGTGGTCGGGCGCCTTCAATTTCCTCGGGGTTCTCACTTCCAGCGGCGCGGTCGCCTTCGGCATCCTGTCGCTGCTGCCGGTCGAGCTGATCCTGCAGGTCGGTTCTTCCTCCGGCTTTGCCATGGTGTTCGCACTGCTCGTAGCCGCCATCCTGTGGAACCTCGGCACCTGGTTCCTCGGCCTGCCGGCGTCGAGCTCGCACACCATGGTCGGTTCGATCATCGGTGTCGGCCTCGCCAACCAGTTCATGGCACCTGCCGGCAGCGCTACCAGCGGCGTCGACTGGTCGCAGGCGACCAATGTCGGCGTGACCTTGCTGGTGTCGCCGATCATCGGCTTCTTCGCCGCGGCGATCCTGCTCTACGCGATGAAGCTTCTCGTCCGCAATCCGGCGCTCTACGAGGCGCCGAAAGGCAATGCGCCGCCGCCCTGGTGGATCCGCGCGCTGCTGATCTTCACCTGCACCGGCGTCAGCTTTGCGCATGGCTCCAATGACGGCCAGAAGGGCATGGGCCTGATCATGCTGATCCTGATCGGCGTGGTGCCGACGGCCTACGCGCTCAACCGCACGCCCGACATCAACTATCTCGAAGCCTACAAGTCGGCCTCGGTCAGCGTGGAGACCGCGCTGGGCAAATATGTGAAGCCCGGTGTCACCGTCGCCGATGCGAAGGATGCCAAGGCTGCCGTGCAGGATGCCGTGCGCACCCGGAGCTGGAGCGACAAGACGACCGTCGCTCTGCAGAGCTACATCCACAACACGACGGCCGAGCTGCAGCCTTACGCTTCGGTCGACACCGTGCCGACCGATCTGGTCAGCAACGCCCGCAACGACATCTATCTGATTGGCGAGGCGCTGAAACTGATTGACAAGAAGCAGCTGCTGCCGATGGAGGCCGCCGATCTCAAGGCGGTGACCGACTATCACAAGGCCGTCGACAACGCGACGAAGTTCATCCCGATCTGGGTGAAGGTCGCGGTGGCCCTGGCGCTTGGCCTGGGCACCATGGTCGGCTGGAAACGCATCGTCGTCACGGTCGGCGAGAAGATCGGCAAGAGCCACCTGACCTATGGCCAGGGCGCTGCCGCCGAACTCGTGGCGATGGTCACCATCGGCATGGCCGACCGTCTGGGTCTGCCGGTGTCGACGACCCATGTGCTGTCGTCCGGCGTCGCCGGAACCATGGCGGCCAACGGCTCGGGCCTGCAATGGTCGACGGTGCGCAACCTGCTGCTCGCCTGGGTGCTGACCCTGCCGTGCTCGATCACGCTGGCCTTCGTGCTGTTCATCATCTTCCGCCAGGTGTTCTGA
- a CDS encoding patatin-like phospholipase family protein has translation MLDRNRNKAAVATIEEITAQYDRIALVFQGGGALGAYQAGVYQALADAGCEPTWLSGVSIGAINAAIIAGNEPSRRLQRLEQFWQTISGRKIWSYTPEGDIYRDIRNQTSSLMTMTMGQPGFFKPRNPNPWFQLSGAEGATSFYDTAELKDTLESLIDFDVLNDGKKRLSVGAVNVRTGNFVYFDTEKVRIEPEHIMASGALPPAFPSIRIEGEYYWDGGIVSNTPLQYLLDQEEDRSSLVFQVDLFSARGVLPRGMADVLSRHKDIMYSSRTRQNTDNFERIHALKMKLLDALKRVPSEQLREGEQELIADYSNAGVVNIVHLIYQHKGYEGHAKDYEFSGTSMREHWEMGLEDTERTLRHKKWLMLPTNADGVTIHDLHREDPT, from the coding sequence GTGCTTGATCGTAACCGCAACAAGGCAGCCGTCGCCACCATCGAGGAAATCACGGCGCAGTATGACCGTATCGCGCTGGTCTTTCAGGGCGGCGGCGCGCTCGGCGCCTATCAGGCCGGGGTCTATCAGGCGCTGGCCGATGCCGGCTGCGAGCCGACCTGGCTATCCGGCGTCTCCATCGGCGCCATCAATGCCGCGATCATCGCAGGCAACGAGCCGAGCCGCCGGCTGCAGCGGCTGGAACAGTTCTGGCAGACGATTTCCGGCCGCAAGATCTGGTCCTATACGCCCGAAGGCGACATCTACCGCGATATCCGCAACCAGACCTCGTCGTTGATGACGATGACGATGGGCCAGCCCGGCTTCTTCAAGCCGCGCAATCCCAATCCCTGGTTCCAGCTGTCGGGCGCCGAAGGCGCCACCAGCTTCTACGACACCGCCGAATTGAAGGACACGCTGGAGAGCCTGATCGACTTCGACGTGCTGAACGACGGCAAGAAGCGGCTGAGCGTCGGCGCGGTCAATGTCAGGACCGGTAACTTCGTCTATTTCGACACCGAGAAGGTGCGTATCGAGCCGGAGCACATCATGGCCAGCGGCGCGCTGCCGCCGGCCTTTCCTTCGATCCGTATCGAGGGCGAGTACTATTGGGATGGTGGCATCGTCTCCAACACGCCGCTGCAATACCTGCTCGACCAGGAAGAGGACCGTTCCTCGCTGGTCTTCCAGGTCGATCTGTTCAGCGCCCGCGGCGTGCTGCCGCGCGGCATGGCCGACGTGCTGTCGCGCCACAAGGACATCATGTATTCGAGCCGCACGCGGCAGAACACCGACAATTTCGAGCGCATCCATGCGCTGAAGATGAAGCTGCTCGATGCGCTGAAGCGCGTGCCGTCGGAGCAGCTAAGGGAAGGCGAGCAGGAGTTGATCGCCGACTATTCCAACGCCGGCGTCGTCAACATCGTCCACCTGATCTACCAGCACAAAGGCTATGAGGGCCACGCCAAGGACTATGAGTTTTCGGGCACCTCGATGCGCGAGCATTGGGAGATGGGCCTCGAGGACACCGAGCGCACGCTGCGTCACAAGAAATGGCTGATGCTGCCGACCAATGCCGACGGCGTCACCATCCACGACCTGCATCGCGAAGATCCGACCTGA
- a CDS encoding transporter, with protein MNDASHLALLAVDDQHPAPGLVWAYHRLPGKTPVALAPRDIDAALAMPEGWVWLHVDLVDQRAHSWVSHACALPASAHAILEGHEDSPALAHEDGVVHGISADLHSEIARQSTTIGRLRFAVSERLLVTGRRHSLAAVEEVHEAVAAGLRPATAFELFEAIVLAFCSSTSLRLAAATKRLDEVEDHLVTERLADERRRLKDVRRLAVSLHRPISALAALFQDEDRSDWKLSAGAHEILRRLTTRLERLDREVVMVNDRARLLQEEVAAELADESNRSLKALAVMSALLLPGSLIVGMFGMNTAGLPLTQTPGGFELALLIAGGATGLFYWLLLRAGANLRF; from the coding sequence ATGAACGACGCATCGCATCTGGCCCTGCTTGCCGTCGACGACCAGCATCCGGCGCCTGGCCTGGTCTGGGCTTATCACCGCTTGCCAGGCAAAACCCCGGTGGCGCTTGCTCCGCGCGATATCGACGCGGCACTGGCGATGCCGGAAGGCTGGGTCTGGCTGCATGTCGATCTCGTCGACCAGCGCGCCCATTCCTGGGTCAGCCACGCCTGCGCCTTGCCGGCCTCTGCCCATGCAATCCTCGAAGGCCATGAGGACAGCCCCGCGCTGGCGCATGAGGACGGTGTCGTCCATGGCATTTCCGCCGACCTGCACAGCGAAATCGCGCGTCAGTCGACCACCATCGGGAGATTGCGCTTCGCGGTCTCGGAGCGGCTGCTGGTGACCGGCCGCCGCCATTCGCTGGCAGCGGTCGAGGAGGTGCACGAGGCGGTGGCCGCGGGGCTGCGGCCCGCCACCGCCTTCGAACTTTTCGAGGCGATCGTGCTGGCGTTCTGCAGCAGCACCAGCCTGCGGCTCGCTGCCGCCACCAAGCGGCTCGACGAAGTGGAAGATCATTTGGTGACCGAGCGGCTTGCCGACGAAAGGCGGCGGCTGAAAGATGTTCGCCGTCTGGCGGTCTCCCTGCACCGCCCGATCTCGGCGCTGGCGGCACTTTTCCAGGACGAGGACCGCTCGGACTGGAAGCTGTCGGCGGGGGCGCACGAGATCCTGCGCCGGCTTACCACGCGGCTGGAAAGGCTCGACCGCGAAGTCGTCATGGTCAACGACCGTGCACGGCTGTTGCAGGAGGAGGTCGCCGCCGAGCTCGCGGACGAATCCAACCGCAGCCTTAAGGCGCTGGCAGTAATGAGCGCGCTGCTTCTGCCGGGCTCGCTGATTGTCGGCATGTTCGGCATGAACACAGCCGGGCTGCCGCTTACGCAAACGCCGGGCGGATTCGAACTGGCGCTGTTGATCGCGGGGGGCGCGACCGGCCTGTTCTACTGGCTCCTGCTGAGAGCCGGCGCCAATCTTAGGTTCTGA